A single window of Microbispora hainanensis DNA harbors:
- a CDS encoding TetR/AcrR family transcriptional regulator: MSGRGDGATGGRRAETRQRLYRAAAELIAEQGFAATTVDAIAERAGVAKGTVFYNFGSKEALFAGLLDHGIERLADALAEAARAPAASPVAVLDALMLAQLRFFDEYGPFARVLLAELWRAAWQDAILRLRTSVLAVYERVLADAVAAGELRPGFDTGTAATAVFGMVLTVAIERRALHPGQPVEDVHATLAELVHRRISP; this comes from the coding sequence GTGAGCGGGCGGGGCGACGGCGCGACCGGCGGCAGGCGGGCCGAGACCCGGCAGCGGCTCTACCGGGCCGCTGCCGAACTCATCGCCGAGCAGGGTTTCGCCGCCACCACCGTCGACGCCATCGCCGAACGCGCGGGAGTGGCCAAGGGCACCGTCTTCTACAACTTCGGCAGCAAGGAGGCGCTGTTCGCGGGCCTGCTCGACCACGGGATCGAGCGGCTCGCCGACGCCCTCGCCGAGGCCGCACGCGCCCCGGCCGCCTCTCCGGTCGCCGTGCTAGACGCGCTCATGCTCGCGCAGCTCCGCTTCTTCGACGAGTACGGGCCGTTCGCCCGGGTGCTGCTGGCCGAGCTGTGGCGGGCGGCCTGGCAGGACGCGATCCTGCGGCTGCGCACGAGCGTGCTCGCGGTCTACGAACGTGTCCTTGCCGATGCCGTGGCGGCCGGCGAGCTGCGCCCGGGATTCGACACCGGCACCGCCGCCACCGCCGTCTTCGGCATGGTGCTCACCGTCGCCATCGAGCGTCGCGCGCTGCACCCCGGCCAGCCGGTCGAGGACGTACACGCGACGCTCGCCGAACTCGTCCACCGCCGCATCTCGCCCTGA
- a CDS encoding substrate-binding and VWA domain-containing protein has product MYPPPQQKRRRSVAPFVVAVIFAGALIVGLRLLFGGVSGGGGDAGDGGGDGGGSAGKRACGDDGITLTIAASSEKAELLRTMANDYNGHEVDGKCVDVVVNSKASGGAMQALARGWDERQDGPKPDVWTPASTGWVTLLRQRVEGGDQASPVSADNPTIATSPLVIAMPKPMAQALGWPSKKIGWSEILDLANDPKGWAAYDHPEWGRFRLGKTNPNFSTSGLNATVGAYFAATGLSGDLTERDVAAAKTREFVRGVERSIVHYGDTTLTFLSNLQHADDSGTAMSYISAVTVEEKSVWDYNQGNPTGDPKTLGDHAKPKVPLVAIYPKEGTLFSDHPYAVLSWADAAKKAAAADFLKYLQAPEQQRQFEKYAFRSYDGKPGDLITTANGLDPKQPATTLSTPAPPVLNRILKSWAELRKPANVLMVMDVSGSMGADVEGTGKTKLDLAKQAAINALPQFGPNDRVGLWLFSLKQDGDKDYRELVPLGRGNQSQLKSRINGLIPSGGTGLYDTALASYQYVTRHQSGDAINAVVFLTDGKNEDNNSISLDNLLPDLRHEAGQETVRMFTIAYGGDADLDVLRRISQATDAAAYDSRKPGSIDEVFTAVISNF; this is encoded by the coding sequence GTGTACCCCCCACCGCAGCAGAAGCGCCGCCGCAGCGTGGCACCGTTCGTCGTCGCGGTCATCTTCGCGGGGGCGCTCATCGTCGGGCTGAGGCTGCTGTTCGGCGGAGTTTCAGGCGGCGGTGGCGATGCCGGTGACGGCGGGGGCGACGGGGGCGGGAGTGCGGGCAAACGCGCCTGCGGTGACGACGGGATCACGCTGACCATCGCCGCGTCGAGCGAGAAGGCCGAGCTGCTGCGCACGATGGCCAACGACTACAACGGCCATGAGGTGGACGGAAAATGCGTGGACGTGGTCGTGAACTCCAAGGCCTCGGGCGGGGCCATGCAGGCCCTCGCGCGGGGCTGGGACGAGCGGCAGGACGGCCCGAAGCCGGACGTCTGGACGCCGGCGAGCACCGGCTGGGTCACCCTGCTGCGGCAACGCGTCGAGGGCGGCGACCAGGCGTCGCCGGTGTCCGCCGACAACCCGACGATCGCCACGTCTCCGCTGGTCATCGCGATGCCCAAGCCGATGGCCCAGGCGCTCGGCTGGCCGTCCAAGAAGATCGGCTGGTCGGAGATCCTCGACCTCGCCAACGACCCCAAGGGCTGGGCGGCTTACGACCACCCGGAGTGGGGGAGGTTCCGCCTCGGCAAGACGAACCCGAACTTCTCGACGTCCGGGCTCAACGCCACGGTCGGGGCGTACTTCGCGGCCACCGGGCTGTCGGGCGACCTGACGGAACGAGACGTCGCCGCGGCGAAGACGCGCGAGTTCGTGCGGGGGGTCGAGCGGTCCATCGTCCACTACGGCGACACGACGCTGACGTTCCTGTCGAACCTCCAGCACGCCGACGACTCGGGGACGGCCATGTCGTACATCTCCGCCGTGACGGTGGAGGAGAAGTCGGTGTGGGACTACAACCAGGGCAACCCGACGGGTGATCCCAAGACGCTCGGCGACCACGCCAAGCCGAAGGTCCCGCTGGTGGCGATCTACCCCAAGGAGGGCACGCTCTTCTCCGACCACCCGTACGCCGTGCTGTCCTGGGCGGACGCCGCGAAGAAGGCCGCGGCGGCGGACTTCCTGAAGTATCTGCAGGCGCCCGAGCAGCAGAGGCAGTTCGAGAAGTACGCCTTCCGGTCGTACGACGGCAAGCCGGGCGACCTCATCACGACCGCCAACGGCCTCGACCCCAAGCAGCCGGCGACCACGCTGAGCACCCCGGCGCCGCCGGTGCTGAACCGCATCCTCAAGAGCTGGGCCGAGCTGCGCAAGCCCGCCAACGTGCTGATGGTGATGGACGTGTCCGGCTCGATGGGCGCCGACGTCGAAGGCACCGGCAAGACCAAGCTCGACCTGGCCAAGCAGGCCGCGATCAACGCGCTGCCGCAGTTCGGGCCGAACGACCGGGTCGGCCTGTGGCTGTTCAGCCTCAAGCAGGACGGCGACAAGGACTACCGCGAGCTCGTCCCCCTGGGCAGGGGCAACCAGTCGCAGCTCAAGAGCCGCATCAACGGCCTGATCCCCAGCGGCGGCACGGGGCTGTACGACACGGCCCTCGCGTCCTACCAGTACGTGACGCGCCATCAGAGCGGTGACGCGATCAACGCGGTCGTGTTCCTGACGGACGGCAAGAACGAGGACAACAACTCCATCTCGCTCGACAACCTGCTGCCCGACCTGCGCCATGAGGCGGGCCAGGAGACCGTGCGGATGTTCACCATCGCGTACGGCGGCGACGCCGACCTCGACGTCCTGCGGCGCATCTCGCAGGCCACGGACGCGGCGGCCTACGATTCGCGCAAGCCGGGAAGCATCGACGAGGTGTTCACCGCCGTCATCTCCAACTTCTGA
- a CDS encoding YhgE/Pip domain-containing protein: protein MRIPHPGRLELRRFLRSRLTRAALVAVVMLPLLYAGLYLWSFWDPQANLDRVPVALVVEDRPATAAGAAGSPPSTVDAGRELAAELERRKVFAWHRVDAAEADKGVREGRYYLSLTIPDDFSADLASPSGDGTPRPAQLGVRVDTGRSYIMRTISDAVFREVKEAAGRSAVKGYLDQIFLSFGELHDKTAQAADGADRLHDGAAAASDGAASLAKGLGSAQDATGKLSSGADALYSGSKQLTSGLHQARTGSASLSAGLSKAAAGAADLRKGLSALGKGAAALAEGNREVYRQVHTLSPTVNRAADKYVPVLEKNGDRIRQGALTLAKGADGLADALDGLPQEVQGSAGTARQDLRAVQRWLSAHPDADPELRALVEQAAGSAGDLASAAGRLQNRLGSQEGRLDDLAGTARTVADDARELAAAAPGLGSALNDARDKFNQLDKGLKRLADGASDLHDGAGKALNGATSLSRGLGTLNSGARTLSTGLARLDDGATGLNTGLASLASGAGKLDNGIGKLHRGAGKLGSGLVKLTDGSSELAGKLGDGAAQIPDYGTPERDSRTDMMSDPVRLATEVDNEVPNYGTGFAPFFVPLALWVGAMVTYMVLRPLNPRLLAGSAPAWRTALAGWLPGLAMGTLQVAVLLAVLRFGLGLEAADWPGMAAFLVLVTAAFLAVVQAVNALLGPPGRVAVLALLMLQLTSSAGTYPIETSPGFFQAISPWLPMSWVVSAMRRLVSGGDTTVVWQACGVLSAFVALGLALTVLAVHRGRTWSMRRLKPELSL from the coding sequence ATGAGGATCCCCCACCCCGGCCGGCTCGAACTGCGCAGGTTCCTGCGCTCGCGGCTCACCAGGGCCGCGCTGGTCGCCGTCGTCATGCTGCCTCTGCTGTACGCCGGGCTCTATCTGTGGTCGTTCTGGGATCCCCAGGCGAACCTCGACCGTGTGCCGGTGGCCCTCGTCGTGGAGGACCGTCCCGCCACCGCCGCCGGCGCCGCGGGGAGCCCCCCGAGCACGGTGGACGCCGGACGCGAACTCGCCGCCGAGCTGGAGCGGCGCAAGGTCTTCGCGTGGCACCGGGTCGACGCGGCGGAGGCCGACAAGGGCGTCCGAGAGGGCCGTTACTACCTGTCGCTCACGATCCCGGACGACTTCAGCGCCGACCTCGCCTCGCCCTCCGGCGACGGCACGCCGCGCCCGGCCCAGCTCGGCGTACGGGTGGACACCGGGCGCAGCTACATCATGCGGACGATCTCGGACGCCGTGTTCCGGGAGGTCAAGGAGGCGGCCGGACGCAGCGCGGTCAAGGGCTACCTGGACCAGATCTTCCTGTCCTTCGGCGAGCTGCACGACAAGACCGCCCAGGCGGCCGACGGCGCCGACCGGTTGCACGACGGGGCCGCCGCCGCGAGCGACGGCGCGGCCTCGCTCGCCAAGGGGCTCGGGTCCGCGCAGGACGCGACCGGCAAGCTGTCGTCCGGAGCCGACGCCCTGTACAGCGGGTCGAAGCAGCTCACGAGCGGGCTGCACCAGGCCAGGACCGGCTCGGCCTCCCTGTCCGCCGGTCTGTCGAAGGCGGCCGCGGGCGCGGCCGACCTCCGCAAGGGCCTGTCCGCGCTCGGCAAGGGTGCGGCCGCACTGGCCGAGGGCAACCGCGAGGTCTACCGCCAGGTGCACACCCTGTCTCCCACCGTTAACCGGGCGGCCGACAAATACGTCCCGGTGCTGGAGAAGAACGGCGACCGCATCCGGCAGGGCGCGCTCACCCTCGCGAAGGGCGCCGACGGCTTGGCCGACGCACTCGACGGCCTGCCCCAGGAGGTGCAGGGCTCGGCGGGCACGGCCAGGCAGGACCTGCGGGCCGTCCAGCGCTGGCTGAGCGCCCATCCCGACGCCGACCCCGAGCTGCGCGCGCTGGTCGAGCAGGCCGCGGGGTCGGCGGGCGACCTCGCGTCGGCCGCCGGGCGGCTGCAGAACCGCCTCGGCTCGCAGGAGGGCAGGCTCGACGACCTCGCCGGCACGGCACGGACCGTCGCGGACGACGCCCGCGAGCTGGCCGCCGCCGCGCCCGGCCTCGGCAGCGCGCTGAACGACGCCCGCGACAAGTTCAACCAGCTCGACAAGGGGCTGAAGCGACTGGCCGACGGAGCGTCCGACCTGCACGACGGCGCGGGCAAGGCGCTGAACGGAGCCACCTCGCTGTCGCGCGGCCTCGGCACGCTCAACAGCGGCGCGCGGACCCTGTCCACCGGGCTTGCCAGGCTCGACGACGGAGCGACCGGCCTCAACACCGGGCTCGCCTCGCTCGCCTCCGGCGCGGGCAAGCTCGACAACGGCATCGGCAAGCTGCACCGGGGGGCAGGAAAGCTCGGCTCCGGGCTGGTCAAGCTGACCGACGGTTCAAGCGAGCTGGCCGGCAAGCTCGGCGACGGGGCCGCGCAGATCCCCGACTACGGCACACCGGAGCGCGACAGCCGTACGGACATGATGAGCGACCCCGTCCGGCTCGCCACCGAGGTGGACAACGAGGTGCCCAACTACGGCACCGGGTTCGCTCCGTTCTTCGTGCCGCTCGCGTTGTGGGTCGGCGCGATGGTGACGTACATGGTGCTGCGGCCGCTCAACCCGCGCCTGCTCGCCGGGTCGGCGCCGGCGTGGCGCACGGCCCTCGCGGGCTGGCTTCCCGGGCTCGCGATGGGGACGCTCCAAGTGGCGGTGCTGCTCGCCGTGCTGCGCTTCGGCCTGGGGCTCGAGGCGGCCGACTGGCCGGGGATGGCGGCCTTCCTGGTGCTGGTCACGGCGGCGTTCCTCGCCGTCGTGCAGGCGGTCAACGCGCTGCTCGGGCCGCCCGGACGGGTGGCGGTGCTGGCGCTGCTCATGCTGCAACTCACCTCATCGGCGGGCACCTACCCGATCGAGACGTCCCCCGGGTTCTTCCAGGCCATCTCGCCGTGGCTGCCGATGAGCTGGGTGGTGTCGGCGATGCGCCGCCTCGTCAGCGGCGGCGACACCACCGTGGTGTGGCAGGCTTGCGGCGTGCTGTCCGCGTTCGTCGCCCTCGGTCTCGCCCTCACCGTGCTCGCCGTCCACCGTGGTCGTACGTGGTCGATGCGCCGCCTCAAGCCGGAGCTGTCGCTGTGA